Within the Rosa rugosa chromosome 2, drRosRugo1.1, whole genome shotgun sequence genome, the region cTTTGAGGAGGTAGCCACTAACAAGTTCCAGCAGTTGTACAAAGCCTCAAAAATAATGATTGGAAAGACTGAGGAATTGAAGGATCAACTTGCTTcttgtgaaaaagaaaaaactgggATAGAAGAGAAGTTGCAATCCTGCAAGAAGAAGTGGGAATTTGAAAGAAATGCCTTGGTAAGTCAAGTGGAGACTCTGCAAGAGAACTTGAATGCTCAAATCAGGTTAGTCAATTCTCTAACTTCTGAAAAAATCTCTCTTGAAAAATCTTTACGTGATTCTCAAGAAaagttttcaaaattttctatTGGATCTGATAAAGTTTCCAAAATGATTGGAATGGGCAAAGTTGATAGGGATAAAAAGGGTCTTGGTTTTCATTCTGGAGAAAGCTCCTCAGAAAGGCCAACTATTTTTGTGAAAAGTAAATTGTTGCCTAAAGAAAGTGTCCCTAAGTCATCCAAAAGATTCATTCCCATTTGTCACCATTGTGGTATCTCTGGACACATTAGACCAAGGTGTCATAAACTCAGAAATGGTCCTCAAAAGTCTACAAAGTCTCATGAAAactctttgtttctttctttacaGTCAACTTTGGAAAAATCTTTGAAAAAATTTGGAAGGATTGCTAAACTTGTTGCAATcccgagaaaagaaaaagttgttTGGGCAAAGAAAAATAAGTCATTTCATCCACTTGCCTCTGTTGATTTTAAGCCCTTTGACATTTGTGGAACTGATTTTGAACCTTCTGAAATGTGTCTTCTATCCTCTTGTTGTTTCTCACACGTTGAAGAAAATGACTCCATTGCTACATGTTTGGTTGCTCTTACTGCTCTTTCGTCTAGAAGAGCTGATACTTGGTATTTGGATAGTGGGTGCTCTAGGCACATGACAGGTGATAAAAACTGGTTCTCATCCTTCTATGATGAGGCTATCAGTGGTTCTGTCACTTTTGGTGTGGGAAAAGGGATTGTAACTGCTCCAGGTATCCCAAATTTAAAAAATGTGTTGTATGTTGAAGGACTCCAAGCTAATCTTATTAGTGTGAGTCAATTGAGTGATGACTTTGAAGAGGTTAGATTCAATAAGCTGAGATGTCTTGTTCTTGATGGTAAGGGTAAGAGTGTTATGGGTGGACTACGGTCCAAAGATCATTGTTATTGTGTTAATGCTAATGATTCTGCTTCTTCTCAGATTTGTCTTAGTTCCTCCTCGACTGAAGATACTCTCAATCTTTGGCATAGACGGCTCTGCTATGTGAACTACCAAGACTTGGTGAAACTCTCCACCAAAGAAGGGGTAAGGGGTTTGCCCAAATTGAGTGGGAAACCAACCGGTATGTGTGAGGGTTGCAAGCTTGGTAagtgttgatatcacttatactacataccgccaagcataatcaacgacctcataggtgggccccgcggcatggctagccccgcctatggcatgcatccggtaggccgacacccgagttacgttgccatggtggaggtcggccggtatctagtcaggaggccaccctcccatgctctccaagaggcttcaagagaagcaatatgtacattgtatcccacatcggaaatatagaatagatggggacttcccttagctataaagggaagtcctccccttcttagaatgGATGGATcgatgatccctatacttgtatcactacaaaggtcacttggcctcactcatagtaaactatctaagtggacgtagccttgcctcaagggcaaggtgaaccactatacatgcggtgttatctctctctctctctccccatcatgcttcttagttaccgtattctcacacagaaacattggcgccgtctgtagGAATCGATACAAAAAGTCATGTTGCTCTTCCCGCTCATATTCAGCTCGCCCATGATACCTATCATGCTTCATAGATGGAGGGTCCCTAGGAGTTAGGGTACAtgcctccgaccttgagcaagagtcatggatgggtaccaagagtcatgtacgggtaccacATGTCATCGGGTACATGGGTACATGCAAGACACCCCACCTCCCTCCCCAAGCCTCCAACGAGCCATCCGGTACTCTAGCCATCCGGTACTATGATCCATCCGGTACTTGAGCCATCGGGTACATGAGTCACTCTCTACTCCCAAGCTCTACTCCTCCGGGACTCACAAGTGAGCGGGTACGCGCATGACCCCGCACCCTTATAGCTCATCACCGTACTCGTCATTTCTACAGCCAAGGTCCACTGATCAGTACTACCCGACCGGGACTTGTTGAGAAGATCCCACCCTTGGTCCTCTGATCCCACCCTTGAAGCAGACAAATTTTCTGGCGGTACCCGCACCAACTCATCTTCATTCATCACCTACTCTGTACACGGAGCATCTACTTTGGACACCCACCGAGTCTAGTCCCGCTGCAACCACTCAAGCAGGTGATCTACCCTGCACGTCCAGTTCCCGTTCAGCAACTCAACGCACTTCTCTGTGTCATAGTCCCGGATCCACATGGCAAGGTCTGAGTCGACCAACTAATGATTTCCGGTAACTTATTCGCCCACCCTGCAAACTTGTGGATCTGGTCGAGCCCAGCTACATCTACAAACTCTCCGGGACTGTCATCATAATTACGGCCTATCACCCACTCCAGGACTCCCGCCTGATAGCTTCCTCCTTCCAGCACTTCATTTCTTGGCAATGCATCTGCCTCCCGGCACTTGGAGCTTCACCTCCCGGTATCCATAAAGGCCCGCCATCATCGAGTCAAACACTGAGCATCTCCCACAAAGCCCCGGCAACAGACCATGTCATGATTGGGAGCCCGGTACCCGAAACCTATCTAGGCCCCGGTACCCTAAACCCCTAGATTGTCATCACCGACCTCGATCTCTTGCACCCGGTAACCAACAGCCTACCCCGGTACCCGCTCACCAGCATCTCTGCTTCCGGGACCTTCACCCAAACTCGTTGGATTCACAAGAACCGGCTACGCGGACTTATGATCAACATCGATAGCTCCTTAGATCCACCTGCAAACCTGAACACTTCTCGCTGACCCAACTCGGTATCTTGAGCAGCCTCACCGGCATCGTCGAACATAACCCATGACCTCTGCTTAGTCGCCGAAGCATGCCTCTTGCCGGTACCCCCTGCCTTCATCGGTACCTTGCCATGTCAACTATCATCGGTACCAGCTACCGAACCCGGAGCTAAATTTCGGCACCCGCTGGCCTTCTTCAGCAACCCATGCTCTCTCAAGCAGTAGAGACGCTCcgaaattcaaaaaaaaaaaaaaaaaaaaaaaaaagcgagagGAGAAGGAATTGCTCAGTACACCCAGCAAGCCAAACCTAGTACTCTCCCAGGTCTTGCTTCAGCGAAGGATCGAATCGAGGCTCTCAGTTTGAGCTCTCTTCTGGAGGCTTGGGCTCCCTTTGCTTCTGTATTCCAGAAGGATATCCAAAACCAGATAAGTTCTGTCTTGATTTAATCTTCCCTTGCTTTATCGAATGTCAGCATGCTTTCCTGATCTCGGTGGCATCTGTTATTCAAGACATATGTTTGAGGCACGAACACGTGTATAATTTTGCTACACTAAATGTTTGCTAGCCCACAAACCTGATACCACGTATCGGCACGAAACTACATGATGAGTTTTCTAGCTCATGCATAATTCATTCCATTGCTTCATCAATTATATGATTTATATCTGATGCATGATTGGTTGTCCACCACTACACACAACACATACATGGGAATATACATGTGGGTCACATCATTTTGAGTTTAATCAAGACAACTCTGATTTACAAGTTTAATTGTAATTATGGGCAACAAGTCAGCCAGCATAATTAACTTGTCTTTCCAATGGTATCATGTGACTATACACGATCCCGTGCATATACACATGCAAAAAATATCTATGCACACCAATTAAGCACAATTGTATCCTCAGCTTCTTAGTTCTCGTTCTTCATTAGAACGAGATCACATGCAAAAAATAACATGCTAGTTCATGAGCCCACCACTTCGTGCCTCTCGAGCTCCATTCGAAATGATATGTACAGATGCATCATATGCTTCCAATTCTTTGAGAAATATTCGAACATACATTTGTGCATAGTCACATGATTCAATGAAGGTCACATGCTTCTATTTACACAATTGAACTCCTATATGAGCTACTGTCTATCAACAGCTTCTAAGGAGTAATATATACAATTATATGTACCTTACGTACACTCACAACTTTTTACTATATCCATTGTTGGATTCACGCCACCGTGCAATTAGGCATGTATCTGCTTACTCTTCCATCAAAGAGCGAAAAGGTTTAAATGTGGAGGTAGCCAATTGACTCGGCCACACATGCATTATTTTAATCATCTTAATGCTATACTCTGCCATTTCAATGATGCATGCAATAGTCATCCAAAAAGCCAACAAATTATACAAGCATATCATATTTAAATTAGCCAGCTAATCTAAATAGATAAAGTCGCTAATCACTTGTTTATTCTTGAGAAGTCACACTCACTCAACCGGGCACCTCCTTATACGAACAAAGTCAAGCAGACTATTGATCATTATTTGTCGATCACATGGAGCATCATGTTTGGAccactccaacatgatttggtacTAGGgtcaatcccaattttcaacctCCCCAATCGGCAAAAGATAAGTTCTCATTTACACTTTTAAATTTGGGCTAATGCAATTAtttacatgcttcaaataacggtttctataatctaagcatgcctacgataTGTGATAGTCTCGATATCATATCTATTACGACTATGTATTAATGTCAAgctttaatttaattgcaatccaattaaattgctacatatacacatgtgacactcactaaaataaatgcaacatgcatctcataaacCCTCGCCCCGAGCGCGGTACCCTCAAGGGGTAAGTCAAGGTCCAATGCTTGTGTAAATCTCCTCCTATCATGCGAGGCTAATATCATCATTCttcccggggccacgccaccaggTACCGGAGGCGAAAGCTACCGGATACCCCAACGGGGTCACAAGGCTCAATCTctgattctacccggggccacgccaccgggtaaaggaggcctacaggccctcattcaaccccattgggttaaggaggctcaagccctcacgtgaccccaccgggccacgttgtacaagccctcatgctaccctatcgggtacgagaggcatcaagccctcatgctaccccatcgggtaccagaggcatcaagccctcattctaccccatcgggtaccagaggcatcaagcccttatgctaccctatcgggtacgagaggcatcaagccctcatgctaccccatcgggtaccagaggcatcaagccctcatgctaccctatcgggtaccagaggcatcaagccctcatgctaccccatcgggtacgagaggcatcaagccctcattctaccccatcgggtaccagaggcatcaagccctcatgctaccccatcgggtacgagaggcatcaagccctcatgctaccccatcgggtacgagaggcatcaagccctcattctaccccatcgggtaccagaggcatcaagccctc harbors:
- the LOC133731011 gene encoding uncharacterized protein LOC133731011; protein product: MDRDRVSSSINSPPYFDGKDYSQWKVMMMDFLQSQEDKLWNIIEKGWIEPTKKETETSNPIPKPRGEWTVAEQSDHKCDTKARYSLFAALSDKERKRITNCPTAKASWELLQTTHEGNKKVKAQKLQSLVLEFEEMTMREDESVDDFHSRLINVTNQCHGLGDPILEHRIVKKFLRALPPSFEAKQIAIEEAQDLDSYSLDELVGNLKTFESKRRKGQKEKSIALSTLKKEEDPSDFNLEEFALLTKQFKKFLKSGRSPSSSSRNFSGSTSSKRNQNDDVSNDKYSKSSKFFQKKSFGEKPKCFECQGYGHLAADCANKKFKSQSNRAFKTSWSDSESETQSDHEEENVALVATTQNESSNESDDDEHFEEVATNKFQQLYKASKIMIGKTEELKDQLASCEKEKTGIEEKLQSCKKKWEFERNALVSQVETLQENLNAQIRLVNSLTSEKISLEKSLRDSQEKFSKFSIGSDKVSKMIGMGKVDRDKKGLGFHSGESSSERPTIFVKSKLLPKESVPKSSKRFIPICHHCGISGHIRPRCHKLRNGPQKSTKSHENSLFLSLQSTLEKSLKKFGRIAKLVAIPRKEKVVWAKKNKSFHPLASVDFKPFDICGTDFEPSEMCLLSSCCFSHVEENDSIATCLVALTALSSRRADTWYLDSGCSRHMTGDKNWFSSFYDEAISGSVTFGVGKGIVTAPGIPNLKNVLYVEGLQANLISVSQLSDDFEEVRFNKLRCLVLDGKGKSVMGGLRSKDHCYCVNANDSASSQICLSSSSTEDTLNLWHRRLCYVNYQDLVKLSTKEGVRGLPKLSGKPTGMCEGCKLGKC